From a single Phorcysia thermohydrogeniphila genomic region:
- the purM gene encoding phosphoribosylformylglycinamidine cyclo-ligase, with product MEERKLTYKDAGVDIEAGERLVERIKPFAAKTFDGNVLAGIGGFGAGYLIPKGYKEPVLVSGTDGVGTKLKVAQMAGVHDTVGIDLVAMCVNDILTVGARPLFFLDYFATGKLSVDVAADVIKGIAKGCEIAGCALIGGETAEMPDFYPEGEYDLAGFVVGIVEREKYITGEKIQPGDVVLGLASSGIHSNGYSLVRKLFFEVLGLKVDDYVEELGGKVYEVLLTPTRIYVKSVLKLLEEVEVKGIAHITGGGIPGNLVRILPKNVDAVIDKSSWEILPIFNFIHSKGNVPEDEMFRTFNMGIGLCLVVSPEDVERAETILSESGEKVYRIGRITEGKGRVVIE from the coding sequence ATGGAGGAGAGGAAGCTTACTTACAAGGACGCTGGCGTTGACATAGAGGCTGGCGAGAGGCTCGTTGAGAGGATAAAGCCCTTTGCAGCAAAGACCTTTGACGGTAACGTCCTTGCCGGAATAGGAGGTTTTGGAGCTGGCTACCTTATTCCAAAGGGCTATAAGGAGCCCGTCCTCGTTTCTGGAACTGACGGTGTTGGAACGAAGCTGAAAGTAGCCCAGATGGCCGGCGTTCACGATACAGTTGGAATAGACCTTGTTGCCATGTGCGTTAACGACATCCTTACAGTTGGGGCAAGACCTCTCTTCTTCCTTGACTACTTTGCCACGGGAAAGCTCTCTGTTGACGTTGCTGCGGATGTTATTAAGGGAATAGCAAAGGGGTGCGAGATAGCAGGCTGTGCCCTTATAGGCGGTGAGACGGCTGAGATGCCGGACTTTTACCCGGAAGGTGAGTACGACCTTGCCGGTTTTGTCGTAGGTATTGTTGAGAGGGAAAAGTACATAACTGGAGAAAAGATACAGCCGGGAGATGTTGTTTTAGGACTTGCCTCCTCCGGTATTCACAGTAACGGATACTCTTTGGTGAGGAAGCTCTTCTTTGAAGTCTTGGGGCTTAAGGTTGATGATTACGTTGAAGAGCTTGGCGGGAAAGTTTATGAAGTTTTGTTAACTCCGACGAGGATTTACGTAAAGTCGGTTCTTAAGCTCCTTGAGGAAGTAGAGGTTAAAGGGATTGCCCACATTACCGGTGGTGGAATACCGGGTAACTTGGTTAGGATCCTACCCAAAAACGTTGACGCCGTGATTGATAAGAGCTCTTGGGAAATCCTTCCTATTTTCAACTTTATCCATTCAAAAGGAAACGTTCCAGAGGATGAAATGTTCAGAACATTTAACATGGGAATAGGTCTCTGTTTAGTTGTTTCTCCTGAGGATGTGGAAAGGGCTGAAACTATCCTCTCAGAGAGCGGTGAAAAGGTTTATAGAATAGGAAGGATAACAGAAGGAAAGGGGAGAGTAGTTATTGAATGA
- a CDS encoding OB-fold nucleic acid binding domain-containing protein: MDILSRELHALPIGAPFEGYFVIEHVEIKKHRTGEPFLRLVLSDRTGAFSALWWKPPKEADLAVFKKGDVVFVSGSVEYFQGNLQPKLKEIRLASQGEFDPKKFLSESRFSIDDQFVKLLEVIDSVSNPFLKKLLEEFFYDDDFVEKFLRAPAGKTVHHACIGGLLEHTLGVVEICETVAKRFKSIDRDLLVSAAR, from the coding sequence GTGGACATACTGAGCAGGGAGCTCCACGCGCTTCCCATCGGCGCTCCTTTTGAAGGTTACTTTGTAATTGAACACGTAGAGATAAAAAAACACAGGACAGGAGAACCTTTTTTAAGGTTAGTTCTCTCAGATAGGACGGGAGCTTTTTCGGCTCTTTGGTGGAAACCTCCGAAAGAAGCCGACCTTGCGGTTTTCAAGAAAGGAGACGTGGTCTTTGTTTCCGGCTCCGTTGAATACTTTCAGGGAAATCTTCAGCCTAAGCTTAAGGAAATAAGGTTGGCCTCTCAAGGAGAATTTGACCCTAAGAAATTCTTGAGCGAGAGCCGATTTTCAATAGATGACCAGTTCGTTAAGCTCCTTGAGGTAATAGACAGCGTAAGCAACCCTTTTTTAAAGAAGCTCCTTGAGGAGTTCTTCTACGACGATGATTTTGTAGAGAAGTTTTTGAGAGCTCCCGCCGGCAAGACCGTTCACCACGCCTGTATCGGTGGTCTTCTGGAGCACACCTTAGGCGTCGTGGAAATCTGTGAAACTGTTGCAAAAAGGTTTAAAAGCATAGACAGAGATTTACTCGTAAGTGCCGCAAGATAG
- a CDS encoding NADH-quinone oxidoreductase subunit N: MNVNFLAAIMILALTGAFLPVINRIFRISGILGAIIASAGYVLSGFLVLLSEKGGTILSNFFVSDGVTQLLGLLILVASWMTMLVVYWVTEKDKFVNELIGALLISTAGALLLISATNFVSLVIAMELMTMPTYLMVLFAFDERSIEAGVKYFFNGALAIGTMLFGISLLYAVTGSFEFKVLAKELFKDPLVLLGAVLIFAGFAFKITAFPFHFWGPDVYEGTCPGVAALLTGITKSAAFIALMRVIYEALPAVSENFTFILALLAAITMTVGNLLALAQKKVSRILAYSSVAHAGYTLIAFAALSVPLSVTGILYHSAAYVFMKTAAFLCFAVFLFVWGAKTMDDYKGLGRREPVLAVLFLIFLLSLAGVPPMAGFISKVFVFAAAVDAGMTWLALVGLINSAFSVAYYIWIAKQMFLEEPTLERPVNAPSNKKFIVVPLAVMAAFLIVLGIWLGPVVNVSHLFALQVGF; the protein is encoded by the coding sequence GTGAACGTCAACTTCCTTGCAGCCATAATGATTTTGGCTCTTACGGGCGCTTTCTTGCCTGTCATTAACAGAATCTTCAGGATATCTGGAATTCTCGGTGCAATTATCGCAAGTGCAGGCTACGTTCTCTCTGGCTTTTTAGTCCTCCTTTCAGAGAAGGGAGGAACGATTCTTTCCAACTTCTTCGTTAGCGATGGTGTAACGCAGCTTTTAGGGCTGCTCATACTTGTGGCATCATGGATGACTATGTTGGTTGTTTACTGGGTTACAGAGAAAGATAAGTTCGTCAACGAACTTATAGGAGCTCTTCTTATATCGACGGCAGGAGCTCTACTCCTTATCTCTGCTACGAACTTTGTTTCCCTCGTTATTGCTATGGAACTCATGACGATGCCTACCTACCTTATGGTTCTCTTTGCCTTTGACGAGAGGTCAATAGAGGCAGGCGTTAAGTACTTCTTTAACGGAGCTCTTGCCATAGGTACGATGCTTTTCGGTATTTCCCTCCTCTATGCCGTTACCGGCAGTTTTGAGTTTAAAGTTCTTGCGAAGGAACTCTTTAAAGACCCCCTCGTTCTCCTTGGAGCAGTTTTGATATTTGCAGGCTTTGCCTTTAAGATAACTGCCTTCCCCTTCCACTTCTGGGGACCGGACGTTTATGAGGGAACGTGCCCCGGAGTTGCAGCCCTCTTAACTGGAATAACCAAGAGTGCAGCCTTTATAGCTCTAATGAGGGTAATTTATGAGGCCCTCCCTGCAGTTTCTGAAAACTTTACCTTTATCCTCGCTCTCCTTGCAGCCATTACGATGACTGTTGGAAACCTCCTTGCCCTTGCCCAGAAGAAGGTCTCCCGTATCCTTGCCTATTCCTCTGTGGCTCACGCCGGCTATACGCTCATAGCTTTTGCTGCCCTTTCAGTTCCTTTAAGCGTTACAGGTATCCTCTACCACTCTGCCGCCTACGTTTTCATGAAAACTGCGGCCTTCCTCTGTTTTGCCGTTTTCCTCTTCGTCTGGGGTGCAAAGACGATGGACGACTACAAAGGACTTGGAAGGAGGGAGCCGGTTTTAGCTGTCCTCTTCCTGATATTCCTTCTTTCCCTTGCAGGCGTTCCACCTATGGCCGGCTTTATCAGTAAGGTTTTCGTATTTGCTGCCGCTGTTGATGCAGGGATGACGTGGCTTGCCCTTGTTGGACTTATAAATAGTGCCTTTTCTGTTGCCTACTACATATGGATTGCAAAACAGATGTTCCTTGAAGAGCCGACACTTGAAAGGCCCGTAAACGCTCCTTCAAATAAAAAGTTCATAGTAGTTCCCTTAGCCGTTATGGCGGCTTTCTTGATAGTTCTTGGAATCTGGCTTGGGCCCGTGGTGAACGTTTCACACCTCTTTGCTTTACAGGTTGGATTCTAA
- a CDS encoding complex I subunit 4 family protein: MVLLSMILVPVLAAPFAYIGERINRNIPKYLSLAVAIFLALCTVYLLVNRPESGFGFEEFYAIYPPFDFNLHLAVDGISITLLAITAFLAITVTLSSWNVEKPGAFFALVLVFLGPMVGVFASLNLLWFFIFWEFTLVPMFFHIGIWGAENRIYAAMKFFIYTHLASVFLLLGIIVLYLNTHSFEFVELLKKSAALDPSVVKLIWILMFIGFAVKMPVVPFHTWLPDAHVQAPSPISVFLAGLLLKMGAYGLLRWEIFLFPQATKFFAPLMAVIAILTIFYAGFRALAEDHIKRMVAYSSINHMGFVLLGLSALTAAGISSALYEMVGHALIISILFMIAGYIHHKTHTWYISELGGLMKKIPGLMTMFVIGVLAAVGLPGTAGFVGELTVMLAAFDYYGWVMIIVPLASALSAGFFMWMLQRAVFGPLRESFKELKSLKELPFVENLALAMYIAAFIFVGIVPSVVFNLYNGSVDIFAQLFK; this comes from the coding sequence ATGGTCCTTCTTAGCATGATACTCGTTCCGGTCTTAGCAGCTCCTTTTGCCTACATTGGGGAAAGGATCAATAGGAACATCCCTAAGTATCTATCACTTGCAGTAGCTATCTTCTTAGCTCTGTGCACCGTCTACCTTCTCGTAAACAGGCCGGAAAGCGGTTTCGGCTTTGAAGAGTTTTACGCGATTTACCCTCCATTTGACTTTAACCTCCACTTAGCGGTTGACGGGATATCCATTACGCTCCTTGCCATTACTGCTTTCTTGGCAATTACGGTTACTCTGTCCTCTTGGAACGTAGAGAAGCCGGGAGCTTTCTTTGCTTTAGTTCTTGTCTTTTTAGGGCCTATGGTTGGAGTTTTTGCTTCCTTAAACCTCCTGTGGTTCTTTATCTTCTGGGAGTTTACCTTAGTTCCAATGTTCTTCCACATAGGTATATGGGGTGCTGAAAATAGAATTTACGCGGCGATGAAGTTCTTCATCTACACCCACCTTGCGAGTGTCTTCCTGCTCCTTGGAATCATCGTTCTATACTTGAATACCCACTCCTTTGAGTTTGTTGAGCTTCTTAAAAAGAGTGCAGCCCTTGACCCAAGCGTTGTCAAGCTTATCTGGATTCTGATGTTTATCGGCTTTGCAGTCAAAATGCCCGTTGTTCCGTTCCATACGTGGCTTCCCGATGCCCACGTTCAAGCTCCTTCCCCCATTTCTGTATTCCTTGCAGGACTTCTCCTTAAGATGGGTGCTTACGGTCTCCTCAGGTGGGAGATTTTTCTCTTTCCACAGGCTACTAAGTTCTTTGCTCCTCTTATGGCAGTTATTGCGATTCTTACCATATTCTACGCCGGTTTTAGGGCGTTGGCCGAGGACCACATAAAGAGGATGGTCGCCTACTCAAGTATCAACCACATGGGCTTTGTTCTCCTTGGACTTTCTGCCCTGACAGCAGCTGGAATTTCTTCTGCCCTCTACGAGATGGTGGGACACGCCCTCATTATTTCCATCCTCTTTATGATTGCCGGTTACATTCACCACAAGACCCATACTTGGTACATCTCTGAGCTTGGCGGTCTAATGAAGAAGATTCCGGGACTCATGACGATGTTCGTAATTGGGGTTCTCGCCGCCGTTGGACTTCCGGGAACGGCAGGATTTGTTGGAGAGCTTACCGTTATGCTTGCCGCCTTTGACTACTACGGCTGGGTAATGATTATCGTTCCCTTGGCAAGTGCTCTCTCTGCTGGGTTCTTCATGTGGATGCTCCAGAGGGCTGTCTTTGGGCCCTTAAGGGAGTCTTTTAAGGAGCTCAAGAGCCTTAAGGAACTCCCCTTCGTTGAAAACCTTGCCCTTGCTATGTACATTGCGGCTTTCATCTTCGTAGGTATTGTTCCTTCTGTCGTCTTTAATCTCTACAACGGAAGCGTTGATATCTTTGCTCAACTCTTTAAGTAG
- a CDS encoding NADH-quinone oxidoreductase subunit L produces MEKLVYLTIAVFFVGSILSFLVGKFTSRWNSFWVAVITGALGFGLTSYVALNLGERPLVHEFEWFRFGSFSVPLGIYVDHLAIVMAIIATGIGLLDIVFSKGYMEEDESPHRYYFEKLFFIGSMVGLVFVSNLVGLYIFWEGVGLCSYLLIGYWYWKKSAAEAALKAFVMTRFGDVFMLAGIIVAYVVLGTINFQELNALAVAGAFSVKLGLLISILIFIGAIGKSAQFPLFPWLLDAMEGPTTVSALIHAATMVNAGIYLVARMFPFFDYSQALIVVAFVGALSAFIAATGALAHTEIKKVLAFSTMEHLALMFVGLGVGSAAAGIFHLMNHAIFKALLFLAAGAVIHMTHHTKDAFKLGGLKKYMPQTALLFLVGVLALSGIPPLNGFFSKDWILAETFHFNPVIFGLTFVAGVLAIFYGFRLWFVIFTGEPSEASKHAKEAYPVMLVPLYVLAAFTFITAFFKEDIVHFLFGEVHEPFYANLLVATLTVMFFLFMLAYLIYYKRSLGTSKLLAHPMGEAVNVFLYKGWLVDDAIKWVCRKVFYGSIAKAVEWVDTNVVDGAVNGVASLSLYLWDKCRKIQTGDLVNYLTYFALGVIAISLIILFV; encoded by the coding sequence ATGGAGAAACTCGTCTACTTGACTATAGCTGTATTCTTTGTCGGGAGTATCCTCTCCTTCCTTGTAGGGAAGTTTACAAGTAGGTGGAACTCCTTTTGGGTTGCGGTAATTACGGGAGCTCTCGGTTTTGGTCTTACGTCTTACGTGGCCTTAAACCTTGGTGAAAGGCCTTTAGTCCACGAGTTTGAGTGGTTTAGGTTCGGAAGCTTTTCCGTTCCCTTAGGTATTTACGTTGACCACCTTGCCATCGTTATGGCGATAATTGCTACTGGCATAGGCCTTTTGGATATTGTTTTCTCTAAGGGTTACATGGAAGAGGACGAGTCTCCTCACAGGTACTACTTTGAGAAGCTCTTCTTCATCGGCTCAATGGTAGGCCTTGTCTTTGTTAGCAACTTGGTGGGGCTTTACATCTTCTGGGAAGGTGTTGGTCTTTGCTCCTACCTCTTGATTGGTTACTGGTACTGGAAGAAGAGTGCTGCCGAGGCAGCCCTTAAAGCCTTCGTTATGACGAGGTTCGGCGACGTCTTTATGCTGGCCGGAATCATCGTTGCCTACGTCGTTCTCGGAACGATTAACTTTCAGGAACTCAACGCCCTTGCAGTTGCAGGGGCTTTCAGCGTAAAGCTGGGGCTCTTAATCTCCATACTCATATTCATAGGTGCTATCGGAAAGTCCGCCCAGTTTCCTCTCTTCCCGTGGCTGCTTGACGCTATGGAAGGTCCTACGACGGTTTCAGCTCTAATTCACGCTGCTACTATGGTTAATGCCGGTATTTACTTGGTAGCAAGGATGTTCCCATTCTTTGACTACTCACAGGCGCTCATAGTTGTTGCCTTCGTTGGAGCTCTATCTGCCTTCATCGCCGCTACCGGTGCTTTGGCCCATACAGAGATAAAGAAGGTCTTAGCGTTCTCCACGATGGAGCACCTTGCCCTCATGTTTGTAGGTCTTGGAGTTGGTTCTGCCGCTGCAGGAATCTTCCACCTTATGAACCATGCAATCTTTAAAGCCCTCCTCTTCCTTGCTGCAGGTGCGGTAATTCACATGACCCACCATACGAAAGATGCCTTTAAGCTCGGTGGACTCAAAAAATACATGCCTCAAACGGCACTTCTCTTCTTGGTTGGTGTCCTTGCCCTTTCTGGAATTCCGCCCCTTAACGGTTTCTTCAGTAAGGACTGGATTCTGGCAGAAACTTTCCACTTTAATCCTGTAATCTTTGGCCTTACCTTCGTGGCTGGTGTTCTTGCAATTTTCTACGGCTTTAGACTGTGGTTTGTAATCTTTACGGGAGAGCCTTCTGAGGCTTCAAAGCACGCTAAGGAAGCCTACCCGGTAATGCTCGTTCCCCTTTACGTCTTGGCCGCATTTACTTTCATAACGGCCTTCTTTAAAGAAGACATTGTTCACTTCCTCTTTGGGGAGGTTCACGAGCCCTTCTACGCTAACCTCTTGGTCGCCACACTTACCGTTATGTTCTTCCTCTTTATGCTTGCCTACCTGATTTACTACAAGAGGAGCCTTGGGACTTCTAAGCTCCTTGCCCATCCTATGGGTGAGGCTGTAAACGTCTTCCTCTATAAGGGTTGGCTAGTGGACGATGCCATCAAGTGGGTCTGCAGGAAGGTCTTCTACGGTTCTATAGCCAAGGCTGTAGAGTGGGTTGACACAAACGTTGTTGACGGAGCTGTAAACGGAGTTGCTTCTTTATCCCTTTACCTGTGGGATAAGTGTAGAAAGATTCAGACTGGAGACCTTGTCAACTACCTAACTTACTTCGCTCTTGGCGTTATAGCTATTTCTCTGATTATTCTCTTTGTGTAG
- the nuoK gene encoding NADH-quinone oxidoreductase subunit NuoK produces MLLAADVHAYLFLSFSLFAVGVYGLLSRRSVIRMLFSIEMIINAANLNFVVFSAQRNVDGEIFSFFTIGLAALEAAVGLAIVIVFYKRFGEVIPSKIKNLRW; encoded by the coding sequence ATGCTACTTGCCGCTGACGTTCATGCTTACCTTTTTCTCTCCTTCTCGCTCTTTGCAGTTGGGGTCTACGGTCTCTTGTCAAGAAGGTCTGTAATCAGGATGCTCTTTTCCATAGAGATGATTATCAATGCAGCCAACTTAAACTTCGTTGTTTTCTCTGCCCAGAGGAACGTTGACGGAGAGATTTTCTCCTTCTTCACCATAGGTCTTGCAGCTTTAGAGGCCGCCGTAGGCCTTGCGATAGTTATCGTCTTCTACAAGCGCTTTGGTGAGGTAATTCCTTCAAAAATCAAGAACCTGAGGTGGTAG
- a CDS encoding NADH-quinone oxidoreductase subunit J family protein: MSGNVYFWIIYAIIVASAILALEVSSLLWAAISFVVLLSEIALVYFGLGMPVLGGVQLAIYAGGVTILVLFAIMMIGESYQKPSGKAVVAILVSVFLTVFGTFLSFLSAVDTLPYKVYSTEKLGTVFVEKYSFFTIVLGFIVAAILYMANAIITKKREAK; encoded by the coding sequence ATGAGCGGTAACGTTTACTTCTGGATTATATACGCAATAATCGTGGCGTCGGCGATACTTGCTTTGGAAGTATCATCACTCCTTTGGGCAGCAATTTCTTTCGTGGTTCTCCTGTCTGAAATTGCTCTCGTTTACTTTGGGCTTGGGATGCCCGTTTTAGGGGGCGTTCAGCTTGCCATTTACGCTGGAGGAGTAACCATTCTGGTTCTCTTCGCAATTATGATGATAGGCGAGAGTTACCAAAAACCTTCTGGAAAGGCCGTAGTTGCCATTTTGGTGAGCGTCTTCTTGACCGTCTTTGGAACGTTCCTCTCCTTTTTAAGCGCTGTGGACACCCTTCCCTACAAGGTTTACTCAACGGAAAAGCTCGGAACGGTCTTTGTTGAGAAATATTCCTTCTTCACCATAGTTCTCGGCTTTATCGTTGCTGCGATTCTTTACATGGCAAACGCCATTATCACGAAGAAGAGGGAGGCTAAGTAA
- a CDS encoding 4Fe-4S dicluster domain-containing protein, with amino-acid sequence MELKDILGIPLEATKKVIRVSKAIFAPKATEIWWDKGIRRELHYRGKHVIKADICIGCGMCSRSCPVNCIEMVPTGVKKPRAVPRVRANECMFCGFCEDACPTKPEKAIKLTDHYSMIVAPGTWENLTQFIFEPENLQEAIEKAKKMEELIEKKKQEALKKKQAEKKEK; translated from the coding sequence ATGGAGCTGAAGGATATCCTCGGAATACCGCTTGAGGCTACAAAAAAGGTTATAAGGGTTTCAAAGGCCATTTTCGCCCCAAAGGCTACGGAAATTTGGTGGGACAAAGGGATAAGGAGGGAGCTCCACTACCGCGGAAAGCACGTAATAAAAGCGGACATCTGTATTGGCTGTGGGATGTGCTCTCGTTCGTGTCCCGTTAACTGCATAGAGATGGTTCCAACTGGAGTTAAGAAGCCAAGGGCTGTCCCGAGGGTTAGGGCTAACGAGTGTATGTTCTGTGGCTTCTGCGAGGATGCTTGTCCTACGAAGCCTGAGAAGGCGATAAAACTCACGGACCACTACAGTATGATAGTTGCGCCCGGAACGTGGGAGAACCTTACCCAGTTCATTTTTGAACCGGAGAACCTGCAGGAAGCAATAGAAAAGGCAAAGAAGATGGAAGAGTTAATAGAGAAGAAAAAACAGGAAGCTTTAAAGAAAAAGCAGGCAGAGAAAAAGGAGAAATAA
- a CDS encoding complex I subunit 1/NuoH family protein — MGPWLKALVFPGFLFLLVVFLLVFYLERKILADVHLRTGPYYVGKWGLLQTTADVFKLLQKEFIIQRRANRLLFSLIPFVAFIMVAMMIAFIPFSKGIYIVSTSFDLLIALALVTSMPPIFFYAGWASKSKYSFIGGLRVVNQMISGEIPLWLSALSVAVFYGTLNHVEIVERSSLLGFIFLIPAFLIFITATLIVTDRPPFDIPEAEQEIVYGFLTEFGGFNYAILVLSKLIELFALYSLAVILFLGGFKGPILPGVIWFLLKLGALYVFTFVVRASTPRIRMDQLLKFCWKVLTPLALLNLAFIVFIKMILA, encoded by the coding sequence ATGGGCCCGTGGCTTAAAGCTCTTGTTTTTCCGGGATTTCTGTTCCTTTTGGTTGTCTTCCTGCTGGTGTTCTACCTTGAAAGAAAAATACTGGCGGATGTTCACCTAAGAACCGGTCCCTACTACGTTGGTAAGTGGGGATTACTTCAGACAACTGCTGACGTTTTTAAGCTTCTGCAGAAGGAATTCATCATTCAGAGAAGGGCAAATAGGCTCCTCTTTTCACTTATTCCTTTCGTTGCTTTCATAATGGTTGCGATGATGATTGCCTTTATTCCCTTTTCCAAAGGTATTTACATAGTTAGCACGAGCTTTGACCTCCTTATCGCCCTTGCCCTCGTTACCAGTATGCCTCCGATATTCTTCTACGCTGGTTGGGCCTCAAAGAGCAAGTACTCCTTTATCGGGGGCTTAAGGGTTGTTAACCAGATGATTTCAGGTGAGATTCCCCTGTGGCTTTCTGCCCTTTCGGTTGCCGTTTTCTACGGAACCCTCAACCACGTTGAAATCGTTGAGAGGAGCTCCCTCCTTGGCTTTATCTTCCTTATTCCAGCCTTTCTCATCTTTATTACGGCAACTCTCATAGTTACAGACAGGCCTCCCTTTGACATTCCGGAGGCAGAGCAGGAAATCGTTTACGGATTTTTAACCGAGTTTGGCGGTTTCAACTATGCCATTCTCGTTCTATCAAAGCTCATTGAGCTCTTCGCTCTTTATTCACTTGCTGTTATTCTGTTCCTCGGTGGCTTTAAGGGACCAATTCTCCCCGGAGTTATCTGGTTCCTCTTAAAGTTAGGAGCCCTGTACGTCTTTACTTTCGTTGTAAGGGCCTCAACGCCCCGTATCAGGATGGACCAGCTTTTAAAGTTCTGCTGGAAAGTCCTTACCCCTCTTGCCCTTTTAAACCTTGCCTTCATCGTTTTCATCAAGATGATACTTGCGTGA
- a CDS encoding NADH-quinone oxidoreductase subunit D — protein MGNSVALTGYVFIVEEEKEVAGKDLGLLQEKILQLNWGVQHPASGPMRLKVWVDGDEVVKVDPDIGYVLRLLEKLVEYRTWLNAIVNVERACFIDNFGTMTGYSIAAEKIAGVEVPKKADYMRTILCEGGRIVSHLIGLGGFIGVLGVHTPSQWALIAREKFLDAFEVYSGQRIATASIVPGGVRYEPTSKFIEKMIEAVDYLEKEFIPRYGEVFIDNPTLKLRTRGVGVVSKEKAIELGLAGPALRASGVASDIRKDYPYAAYGELDFRVVTKEEGDAYARYLVLWEEIQESAKIIRQAIEGLPEGEYRVKFPVKVPPGEAYVNVEWARGCFGFHLVSEGGTGPYRLKMRGPSFANLWAMPEMMKGVKLADIPVIFASLYMCHGDIDR, from the coding sequence ATGGGAAACAGCGTAGCTTTAACAGGATACGTGTTTATTGTTGAAGAGGAGAAAGAAGTAGCGGGAAAAGACTTAGGACTCCTTCAGGAGAAGATACTCCAGCTTAACTGGGGAGTTCAACACCCGGCCTCTGGCCCTATGAGGCTAAAGGTCTGGGTTGACGGTGATGAAGTCGTAAAAGTTGACCCGGATATTGGATACGTTCTCAGACTCCTTGAGAAGCTCGTTGAGTACAGGACGTGGCTGAATGCGATAGTCAACGTTGAAAGGGCCTGCTTTATTGACAACTTCGGCACGATGACAGGTTACTCAATAGCTGCTGAGAAGATAGCTGGAGTGGAGGTTCCCAAGAAGGCTGACTATATGAGAACTATCCTCTGTGAGGGAGGAAGGATTGTTAGTCACCTGATAGGTTTAGGAGGCTTTATAGGAGTTCTTGGTGTTCATACTCCATCACAGTGGGCTCTCATTGCAAGGGAAAAGTTCCTTGACGCTTTTGAAGTTTATTCAGGTCAGAGAATTGCTACGGCCTCCATAGTTCCCGGCGGCGTTAGGTATGAACCTACAAGTAAGTTCATTGAAAAAATGATTGAGGCCGTTGATTACCTTGAGAAGGAGTTCATTCCCCGCTATGGAGAGGTCTTTATAGATAACCCCACCCTGAAGCTCCGTACCCGCGGAGTTGGCGTTGTTTCAAAGGAAAAGGCCATTGAGCTGGGACTTGCTGGGCCAGCTTTAAGGGCCTCTGGTGTAGCTTCTGACATAAGGAAGGACTATCCTTACGCTGCTTACGGGGAGCTTGATTTTAGGGTTGTAACAAAAGAAGAAGGGGATGCCTACGCAAGGTACCTTGTCCTCTGGGAAGAGATACAGGAATCTGCAAAGATTATCAGACAGGCTATTGAGGGGTTACCAGAGGGAGAGTATAGGGTGAAGTTCCCTGTTAAGGTTCCTCCCGGAGAGGCCTACGTTAACGTTGAATGGGCGAGGGGATGTTTCGGTTTTCACCTTGTAAGTGAAGGCGGAACTGGTCCCTACAGGCTCAAGATGAGGGGACCTTCATTTGCGAACCTATGGGCTATGCCCGAGATGATGAAAGGCGTGAAGCTTGCCGATATTCCGGTGATTTTTGCGTCACTCTACATGTGTCATGGTGACATTGACAGGTAG
- a CDS encoding NADH-quinone oxidoreductase subunit C: protein MLEEIKDRIKEEFGFETEPYDTNMLLVHATKERIRDLMKFLKSYGFKYPHTISVVDYTPKGEGFQINYIIENLVEKKFVIVRVNLPEDELRIPTVCDIFPPFQPHEREAWEMFGVEFVGNPRLEVMILPEWAKGLYPLRKSYDFKKHRKEVRKGKA, encoded by the coding sequence ATGCTTGAGGAAATTAAAGACAGGATAAAAGAGGAATTTGGCTTTGAAACAGAGCCTTACGACACAAACATGCTGCTTGTGCATGCTACTAAAGAGAGAATCCGTGACCTTATGAAATTCTTGAAATCTTATGGCTTTAAGTATCCCCATACTATCTCCGTTGTTGACTACACACCGAAGGGCGAGGGATTTCAGATTAACTACATCATTGAGAACTTGGTTGAGAAGAAGTTCGTAATTGTTAGGGTAAATCTACCTGAGGATGAGCTGAGGATTCCAACTGTCTGTGACATATTTCCTCCTTTCCAACCTCACGAAAGAGAAGCGTGGGAAATGTTTGGGGTTGAGTTTGTCGGCAACCCAAGACTTGAAGTAATGATTCTTCCAGAATGGGCGAAAGGTCTTTACCCTCTTAGGAAGTCTTACGACTTTAAAAAGCACAGAAAGGAAGTTCGTAAGGGGAAAGCATAA